The Symphalangus syndactylus isolate Jambi chromosome 23, NHGRI_mSymSyn1-v2.1_pri, whole genome shotgun sequence genome has a window encoding:
- the LOC129473751 gene encoding uncharacterized protein: MWKVPQSQTLAWWLSAMTAFRITRGVFKHFHVRIHPRPKPSQSLGWPVRGGSSQSAAGNSRVQPDQSHHPNAASLLPCRTKARSLNLEPCDTLILQLERPSVQMERVLGGFSQKWLPIFFPLNLQGPWKLGNGVSWRTSDLPHMMSLSSVGAWCFSQAPGHLHLQAGPWGTPLASSSSEGKLGFARSSSHYLPASLSVSDLLPQEGRGDRWSSAHHREWHKYGRRLTTSVPRSHWPSGQEWPGCHFPLAFLSPQPLQAPELPLPTSGHLSSALGPRSHLQCRQSGWALVVPWKGLPAWACRPVPSAAAPQTSLGISPTASGGQQGAPGPCPLPKDQAPRGGGVGGKVTPDTLRSPRFQRGPRKDRRHSREECPGVEWTEAPEGEMQC; encoded by the coding sequence ATGTGGAAGGTTCCACAATCTCAGACCCTGGCCTGGTGGCTCTCAGCCATGACTGCCTTTAGAATCACTCgcggagtttttaaacatttccatgtCCGAATCCACCCAAGACCAAAACCAAGTCAGTCTCTGGGGTGGCCGGTCAGGGGTGGCTCCTCACAAAGTGCTGCAGGCAATTCCAGGGTGCAGCCAGATCAAAGCCACCACCCTAATGCAGCCTCGCTGCTGCCCTGCCGCACAAAGGCACGAAGCCTGAATCTGGAACCTTGTGACACACTCATTCTCCAACTGGAGCGCCCCAGTGTGCAGATGGAGCGAGTCTTGGGTGGATTTtctcagaaatggcttcccatttttttccccttaaacttGCAAGGCCCATGGAAGCTGGGCAATGGTGTGTCATGGAGGACATCGGACTTGCCCCACATGATGTCATTGTCTTCCGTGGGTGCTTGGTGCTTTTCACAGGCCCCTGggcacctccacctccaggcagGGCCCTGGGGTACACCTCTGGCCTCCAGCAGCTCTGAGGGGAAGCTCGGGTTTGCCAGGAGCAGCAGCCACTACCTTCCTGCATCCTTGTCTGTTAGTGATCTGCTGCCCCAGGAAGGCCGTGGTGACAGGTGGTCATCAGCGCATCACCGGGAATGGCACAAATACGGCAGACGTCTTACCACGTCTGTGCCTCGCTCCCACTGGCCCAGCGGTCAGGAGTGGCCAGGCTGCCACTTCCCTCTTGCGTTTCTGTCCCCTCAACCCCTGCAGGCTCCTGAGCTGCCCCTGCCCACTTCAGGGCATCTGAGCAGTGCCCTTGGCCCTCGGTCACATCTGCAGTGTCGTCAATCGGGATGGGCGCTTGTGGTCCCATGGAAGGGCCTCCCGGCTTGGGCCTGTCGCCCTGTACCCAGCGCTGCTGCCCCTCAGACTTCCCTGGGTATCTCCCCAACAGCTTCTGGAGGCCAGCAGGGTGCTCCAGGGCCCTGCCCACTCCCAAAGGACcaggcccctagaggtggaggtgTTGGGGGGAAGGTGACTCCAGATACTCTGAGGAGCCCACGTTTCCAAAGGGGACCCAGAAAAGACAGGAGACACAGCCGGGAGGAATGCCCAGGAGTGGAGTGGACGGAGGCGCCTGAGGGTGAAATGCAGTGTTAG